TCGGCCGGCGTACCGTGCTCGTCCGTGGCACAGACATAGAGCACGTCATGGCCACGCAGGCGCTGAAAGCGCGCATAGACATCAGCCGGCAGCATCGACCCGGCCAGATTGCCCAGATGCTTGACGCCATTGATGTAGGGCAGAGCGCTGGTGATCAGTATACGGGCCATAATCGGAATTCTTCTCTTGCGCGGATTTCGGAGTAATGTGTTCGCGTGAAAGGCGAGTCTTCAAGGCATCGCCTTGCAGGGCGAGACATACAAGCCCTGCCTTGGGGAGGAAACAGGAAATGCCGCGAATTTTGGGATTGAATCCGCTTGCCGTGCTGGTGGCCGGATTTGCGTTGTGGATGGTTGGATTTGTTTTCTATGGGGTCCTTTTCGCCCAGTTGTGGATCGGTCTTTGGGGCTTCACCGATGCCGACCTGGCGGCGGCCGAGGCCGTGGCCGGCCCGGCCATGGCAGCAGGCTTCGCGCTGTCGATCATATTTGCCGGTTTCCTCAGTTACGCGCTGAAAGCGCTCAAGGCGGACGGCATGACGAGTGCGGTCAAATGGGCGCTCTTCCTGTGGGCCGGCTTCGTGGTCACAACCATGGCCTATGACATCATCTATGCCCTGCAACCCATCATGCTTCTGTTGCTGGACGCCTCACACAACCTGGTCGGCTTTATCGTCATGGCCCTCATCCTGACCGCCCTGGACAAGGTCGCCGTCAAGGACTGACCAGCCCAACCGACATTGAGGCGGGCGCAATTGCAGCAAACACTTGTCGCAACGCGCCCGCCCGCGTATCAGACCGTTTCTGGATGCCGGCTTAGCTCAGCTGGTAGAGCACCTGATTTGTAATCAGGGGGTCGGGGGTTCGAGTCCCTCAGCCGGCACCAGGATTTTCACTTACATCATCTCGCCTGCGCCAGGGGCCTTGCCCGGTACAGCCTCGGCGCTGCCGTCATGGCCCGTGTCGAGCGGCAGACAGAAGGTCGTCTTGCGTCCTGTCACCCGGCGATAGCGTCGCTTGACTCCCTCATTTTGTGAGAACAAAATGAGAACATGATGTCTCCCCCCCGTCCTGAAACCCTCTCTCTCAGCGCCCTGCGCCAGCGTCTGGCGACCCTTGATCCGGCCAAGCCCGGCCACCCGGGCCAGGCCGGCGCGGAAGACGGGCCGAACCTGCCCTGCGCCCGGCCGGGCCAGGTCGTCGAGCTGCGCCCGCAAACCTATTTCGACACGCCGGCCTCGCTGTGCATTCTGGCCGGCATGTCGGTGATGGCCAGCCATCAGCGACAGGGGCCGATCCTGTGGTGCCGTCGCCGGGCCGATCCACGGCAGGATTTCGGCGATCCCTACCCGCACGGCCTGCAGCAATGGGGCATCGATCCCTCCCGCATCCTGCTGGCCCTGGCCCGCGATCAGGCTGGCGTGCTCTGGGCCATGGAGGAAGGCGCCCGGGCGCCGGAACTGGCCGCGATTGTCGGCGAGACCGGCAGTGGTCATGCCTACGGCCTCACGCCCAGTCG
The window above is part of the Maricaulis maris MCS10 genome. Proteins encoded here:
- a CDS encoding DUF1761 domain-containing protein, encoding MPRILGLNPLAVLVAGFALWMVGFVFYGVLFAQLWIGLWGFTDADLAAAEAVAGPAMAAGFALSIIFAGFLSYALKALKADGMTSAVKWALFLWAGFVVTTMAYDIIYALQPIMLLLLDASHNLVGFIVMALILTALDKVAVKD
- a CDS encoding ImuA family protein; its protein translation is MMSPPRPETLSLSALRQRLATLDPAKPGHPGQAGAEDGPNLPCARPGQVVELRPQTYFDTPASLCILAGMSVMASHQRQGPILWCRRRADPRQDFGDPYPHGLQQWGIDPSRILLALARDQAGVLWAMEEGARAPELAAIVGETGSGHAYGLTPSRRLQLAAEKHDTAVLLLRPFDDIAPSAARQRWRIAAAPGPAAPWTGARGLPAPGARRWQVCRERGRNGREAGFTIEWNDEALCFRLPALVAEPTSRPQHTPAGAERIAG